A window of the Penaeus vannamei isolate JL-2024 chromosome 19, ASM4276789v1, whole genome shotgun sequence genome harbors these coding sequences:
- the LOC138859177 gene encoding cytochrome c oxidase subunit 4 isoform 1, mitochondrial-like, with protein MALNPITRRALALTLRQISLQQTAAASSVSKIGSREVVGFGFNGTPCYVDRVDFPMPGVRFKENTPDIQALREKEKGDWNKLTLEEKKALYRASFCQTFSEMKAPTGEWKSVLGLSLIAASLAIWVYMWMKLFVYSPIPDTLSPEKQEAQLKRIIALKMNPVQGISSEWDYSKGEWK; from the exons aTGGCTTTGAACCCAATCACTCGCCGTGCCCTGGCACTGACACTCCGCCAGATCAGCCTCCAACAGACTGCTGCCGCCTCCTCTGTTTCAAAGATTGGCAGTCGGGAAGTTGTTGGGTTTGGCTTCAATGGCACCCCTTGCTATGTGGACCGTGTAGACTTCCCCATGCCAGGTGTCCGCTTCAAGGAAAATACTCCAGACATTCAG GCCCTCcgtgaaaaggagaagggagactggAACAAGTTGACCCTTGAGGAGAAGAAAGCCCTTTACCGTGCATCCTTCTGCCAGACCTTTTCTGAGATGAAGGCTCCCACTGGAGAATGGAAGTCTGTTCTTGGTCTTAGTCTCATTGCTGCATCTTTAGCCATTTGGGTGTACATGTGGATGAAGCTGTTTG TATACTCTCCCATCCCGGATACACTTTCTCCAGAGAAGCAGGAAGCTCAGCTCAAGAGAATTATTGCTCTGAAAATGAATCCTGTCCAGGGAATTTCTTCAGAGTGGGACTACTCCAAGGGTGAATGGAAGTAA